The following coding sequences lie in one Candidatus Nitrospira allomarina genomic window:
- a CDS encoding SDR family oxidoreductase, whose translation MKILLTGATGYVGGRLLARLEQHGRNVRCLARRPEFLKDGVGPGTEVIAGDVLDPASLATAMSEVEVAYYLVHSMGASGGFEEADRIAARNFGKAAWSAGLNRLIYLGGLGDDSESLSPHLRSRHEVGEILRQSGVPVVELRASIVIGSGSLSFEMIRTLVERLPVMLTPRWVHVPAQPIAINDVLAYLIASLDVPLLESLIVEIGGDDIVSYGDLMREYAHQRGLRRIMIPVPVLTPRLSSLWLGLVTPLYARVGRKLIQSIKYPTVVRDHSARRLYAIEPISVREAIAHALRNEDRELAESRWSDALSASGNVRQYGGGRFGNRLHDVRTVQVPVSTPDAFRPIQRIGGRTGWYFADWLWALRGWLDLLVGGVGLRRGRRDPEALRVGDVVDWWRVEAIEPGRRLRLFAEMKLPGRAWLEYLVEPGDAGSRITQTASFDPIGLGGLVYWYGIWPVHELVFRGMIRGIARAARRSK comes from the coding sequence ATGAAAATTCTTCTGACAGGAGCGACAGGATATGTGGGCGGGAGACTGCTAGCTCGGCTGGAGCAGCATGGCAGGAACGTACGGTGCCTTGCGCGACGGCCCGAGTTTTTGAAAGATGGGGTCGGTCCCGGCACGGAGGTCATTGCCGGTGATGTGCTTGACCCGGCCAGCTTGGCGACCGCTATGAGTGAAGTGGAAGTGGCCTATTACCTTGTGCATTCCATGGGGGCGTCCGGAGGTTTCGAGGAAGCTGACCGTATCGCAGCGCGGAATTTCGGCAAAGCCGCTTGGTCCGCCGGCCTGAATCGCCTCATTTATCTTGGGGGGCTTGGGGACGACAGTGAATCGTTATCTCCTCATCTGCGGAGCCGGCATGAAGTAGGGGAAATCCTTCGTCAATCCGGTGTGCCGGTCGTGGAATTGCGGGCGTCGATCGTGATCGGCTCTGGAAGTTTGTCATTTGAAATGATCCGTACTCTGGTTGAGCGGTTGCCGGTGATGCTGACGCCTCGCTGGGTTCATGTTCCCGCCCAACCCATCGCGATCAATGATGTGCTGGCCTATCTGATTGCCTCTCTTGATGTGCCACTTCTGGAAAGCCTGATTGTGGAAATCGGTGGGGACGATATTGTGTCGTATGGGGATTTGATGCGGGAATATGCTCACCAGCGCGGATTGCGGCGGATCATGATTCCGGTGCCTGTTCTCACGCCGCGACTGTCGAGCCTATGGCTTGGTCTTGTCACGCCGTTGTATGCGCGTGTCGGGCGTAAGCTCATCCAAAGCATTAAATATCCGACCGTGGTTCGCGACCATTCTGCGAGACGTTTGTATGCAATCGAACCCATCAGTGTGCGGGAAGCCATTGCGCACGCGTTACGCAATGAAGACCGGGAGCTTGCGGAATCGCGTTGGTCGGATGCGCTTTCTGCGTCAGGGAACGTGCGGCAATATGGGGGGGGGCGATTCGGCAATCGGCTGCATGATGTGCGCACGGTGCAGGTGCCTGTCTCCACCCCTGACGCGTTTCGCCCGATTCAACGGATCGGCGGGCGGACAGGCTGGTACTTTGCCGATTGGCTGTGGGCGCTCCGGGGCTGGTTGGATTTATTGGTGGGAGGGGTAGGCCTTCGTCGTGGTCGGCGGGATCCGGAAGCGTTGCGGGTGGGGGACGTGGTGGATTGGTGGCGGGTGGAGGCTATCGAGCCGGGGAGGCGTCTCCGGCTCTTTGCCGAAATGAAATTGCCCGGACGCGCCTGGCTCGAGTATCTGGTGGAACCTGGGGATGCCGGCTCGAGAATTACGCAGACAGCCAGCTTCGATCCCATTGGTCTGGGAGGTTTGGTGTATTGGTATGGGATTTGGCCGGTGCATGAACTGGTCTTTCGCGGAATGATAAGAGGAATCGCCCGCGCAGCGCGGCGATCGAAATGA
- the fdhD gene encoding formate dehydrogenase accessory sulfurtransferase FdhD: MATKLYSMQDTTFFADSARTLAHAGADRLAIEEPLEIRLEYWADGQPHRKSISITMRTPGHDPELAAGFLFTEGIITEWNDIKQIRSCGPFVEGQDFQNIMRVKLHSTVPVKTATMDRNFYTTSSCGICGKTSIEALKINNPFGQNIKILTSPSVTQDMLFCLPERMAGQQQLFKETGGCHASALFDEKGALLCLREDVGRHNALDKVLGWALMNNHLPLHHHMVLVSGRASFELMQKSAMGGIPLVAAVGAPSTLAVQMAQEFNMTLVGFLDHQRMTVYHDSGRIQTHQAPQPEDTGGRTTRHTGSPVNPDVEHPDRRWPRP; encoded by the coding sequence ATGGCCACCAAACTCTATTCGATGCAGGACACGACCTTTTTCGCCGATTCCGCCCGCACGCTTGCACACGCCGGAGCAGACCGGTTAGCGATTGAAGAACCGCTTGAAATTCGACTCGAGTATTGGGCCGACGGCCAGCCTCATCGGAAAAGCATTTCGATTACCATGCGCACTCCCGGACACGATCCGGAGCTGGCTGCGGGATTTTTGTTTACCGAGGGCATCATTACTGAATGGAACGACATCAAACAGATTCGTTCATGTGGACCATTCGTCGAAGGGCAGGACTTTCAGAATATTATGCGGGTCAAGCTGCACTCCACGGTGCCGGTAAAAACCGCGACGATGGACCGGAATTTTTATACCACCTCCAGTTGCGGCATCTGCGGCAAAACTTCCATCGAGGCCCTCAAAATTAACAATCCATTTGGCCAAAACATTAAAATTCTGACTTCCCCTTCCGTCACACAAGATATGTTATTCTGCCTGCCGGAACGCATGGCCGGGCAGCAACAGCTCTTTAAGGAAACGGGGGGCTGTCATGCTTCCGCTTTGTTTGATGAAAAGGGCGCGTTGCTCTGTCTGCGGGAAGATGTCGGACGGCACAATGCCCTGGATAAAGTTCTTGGGTGGGCCTTGATGAATAACCATCTTCCCCTGCATCACCATATGGTGCTGGTGAGCGGTCGGGCCAGTTTTGAACTCATGCAGAAATCCGCCATGGGCGGTATCCCGTTGGTCGCCGCCGTGGGCGCACCCTCCACACTCGCGGTGCAGATGGCACAAGAATTCAACATGACCCTGGTGGGGTTTTTAGACCATCAACGCATGACGGTCTATCACGACTCCGGACGCATTCAAACCCACCAGGCTCCACAACCAGAGGACACAGGTGGACGAACAACGCGACATACCGGAAGCCCCGTCAACCCCGACGTGGAACATCCCGATCGAAGATGGCCACGACCTTAA
- a CDS encoding FdhF/YdeP family oxidoreductase: protein MDEQRDIPEAPSTPTWNIPIEDGHDLKLDAPSTCAGGIPAILTSLKHTTHELGFIRGGQALLKVNQKQGFDCPGCGWPDPDGARAITEFCENGVKAVAHEATTNVITKEFFQRYSLEQLGRQSDYWLGQQGRLIRPMIKRAEDTHYHPISWDNAFDTIAGHLKDLDDPNEAIFYTSGRTSNEAAFLYQLFARLYGTNNLPDSSNMCHESSSVALKEVIGIGKATVTLDDFDKADAIFILGQNPGTNHPRMLATLQKAARRGCQIVSINPLPEAGTTRFIHPQEVTRWLGQGTPIATLFLPVKINGDVPLLKGIMKELLMREARQPGSILDLPFIQHCTEGFDHFATVLLNLSWEKIEEGSGITREDIQKAADIAAQANSIICTWAMGMTQHKNAVANMQEIINFLLLRGNIGKPGAGPCPVRGHSNVQGDRTMGITENPSPEFLDRLEKVCHFQPPTKRGYDAVRGIKAMHAGKAQVFIALGGNFLSATPDTAYTAQALSRCRLTVHISTKLNRAHLVTGTEALILPALGRTDKDLQDDIPQYVTTENTMGVVQTSQGRLEPVSEFLKSEVDIIASLAKATFNNKEGPGNHINWDVLIHDYDEIRHLISQVVPGHDHYTERVNKPGGFYLANPIRDARQFPTRSGKAQFTVHPMPDIHLEPDQLLMMTIRSHDQYNTTIYGLDDRYRGIQAGRRVVFMNERDMEERYLAKGDLVDIVSHHKGQTRTAPHFVVVPYPIPRTCTATYFPEANVLIPIDSVADKSNTPTSKSIVVTIHPTTLIPPSHT from the coding sequence GTGGACGAACAACGCGACATACCGGAAGCCCCGTCAACCCCGACGTGGAACATCCCGATCGAAGATGGCCACGACCTTAAACTTGACGCGCCCTCCACGTGCGCCGGCGGCATCCCCGCCATTCTCACTTCCCTCAAACATACCACGCACGAACTGGGTTTCATCCGAGGTGGCCAGGCCCTCCTCAAGGTTAATCAAAAGCAAGGATTTGATTGCCCGGGCTGCGGCTGGCCCGATCCGGATGGAGCCAGGGCCATCACCGAGTTTTGTGAAAACGGCGTCAAAGCCGTCGCCCATGAAGCCACGACCAACGTCATCACCAAAGAATTTTTCCAACGATATTCCCTTGAGCAACTGGGCAGGCAATCGGATTACTGGTTAGGACAGCAGGGACGCCTCATCCGTCCGATGATCAAACGGGCTGAGGATACACATTATCATCCCATCTCCTGGGACAACGCGTTTGACACCATCGCCGGGCACCTCAAAGACCTCGACGATCCCAACGAAGCCATCTTCTATACCTCCGGGCGCACCAGCAACGAAGCCGCCTTCCTCTATCAACTCTTCGCGCGACTCTATGGCACCAACAACCTGCCCGATTCCTCCAATATGTGTCACGAGTCCAGCAGCGTGGCGTTAAAAGAAGTCATCGGCATCGGCAAAGCCACCGTCACGCTCGACGATTTCGACAAGGCCGACGCGATCTTTATCCTGGGACAAAATCCCGGCACCAACCATCCGCGTATGCTCGCCACTCTACAAAAGGCCGCCAGGCGAGGCTGCCAGATCGTCAGCATCAACCCGCTTCCCGAAGCGGGCACGACCCGGTTCATCCATCCGCAGGAAGTCACCCGCTGGCTGGGCCAGGGAACTCCAATCGCCACACTGTTTCTCCCCGTCAAAATCAACGGCGACGTGCCGCTGCTCAAAGGCATCATGAAGGAACTGCTCATGCGGGAAGCCAGGCAGCCGGGCTCCATCCTCGATCTGCCGTTCATTCAACACTGCACCGAAGGCTTCGACCACTTCGCCACCGTCCTCCTGAATCTGTCATGGGAGAAAATTGAGGAAGGCAGCGGCATTACACGCGAGGACATTCAAAAAGCGGCGGATATTGCTGCACAAGCCAACAGTATCATCTGCACCTGGGCCATGGGCATGACCCAACATAAAAACGCCGTGGCCAACATGCAGGAAATCATCAACTTTCTCCTGCTGCGGGGCAACATCGGAAAACCAGGCGCAGGCCCCTGCCCCGTCCGTGGGCATAGCAATGTGCAGGGCGATCGCACCATGGGCATCACCGAAAACCCCTCTCCTGAATTTCTGGATCGCCTCGAAAAGGTCTGTCACTTTCAGCCACCCACTAAAAGAGGATATGACGCGGTGCGAGGCATCAAGGCCATGCATGCAGGAAAAGCCCAGGTCTTCATCGCCCTCGGCGGCAACTTTCTTTCGGCCACGCCGGATACAGCCTATACCGCACAGGCGCTTTCACGCTGCCGCCTCACGGTCCACATCTCCACCAAACTCAATCGGGCCCACCTTGTCACCGGAACCGAGGCCCTGATCCTGCCAGCCCTGGGACGCACCGACAAGGATCTTCAAGATGACATCCCGCAATATGTTACGACGGAAAACACCATGGGTGTCGTCCAGACCTCACAGGGACGACTCGAGCCGGTATCCGAGTTCCTCAAAAGTGAAGTCGATATTATCGCCAGCCTCGCGAAGGCTACATTCAACAACAAAGAAGGGCCAGGGAACCACATCAACTGGGACGTACTGATTCACGATTACGATGAGATTCGTCATCTCATCAGTCAGGTCGTCCCCGGCCATGATCACTACACAGAACGGGTTAACAAACCCGGCGGTTTCTATCTCGCCAATCCGATCCGCGATGCCCGGCAATTTCCCACTCGGTCGGGCAAAGCGCAGTTCACCGTCCACCCGATGCCGGACATACACCTTGAACCGGATCAATTGCTCATGATGACCATTCGCAGTCACGATCAATACAACACAACCATCTATGGATTGGATGACCGATACCGGGGCATTCAAGCCGGACGACGGGTGGTATTCATGAATGAGCGCGATATGGAGGAGCGTTACTTAGCGAAAGGAGACCTGGTGGATATCGTCAGTCACCACAAAGGCCAGACACGAACAGCACCACATTTTGTCGTGGTCCCCTACCCTATCCCCCGTACCTGCACGGCGACCTATTTCCCCGAAGCCAACGTGCTCATCCCCATCGACAGCGTGGCAGACAAAAGCAACACGCCGACCTCCAAATCCATCGTTGTCACTATCCATCCCACCACACTCATTCCTCCTTCCCACACTTAG
- a CDS encoding hemerythrin domain-containing protein — MATKTLKAQAAQVTDMLRKDHKKVKGLFKKFEKTNKAQEKQEIVDTILTELEIHAELEEKLIYPAIRPKMNDGDLMDEAIEEHHVVHAVIGELKKMKPAAERYDAKVSVLGELCKHHIKEEEEEMLPKAEKRDIDWDRLYEQVMKRKDQLLEKAGMSPNNGSPMNSKARKKK; from the coding sequence ATGGCCACAAAGACTCTGAAAGCTCAGGCAGCACAAGTCACAGACATGCTTCGAAAAGACCACAAAAAAGTCAAAGGGCTTTTTAAAAAATTTGAAAAAACAAATAAGGCCCAAGAGAAACAAGAGATCGTCGACACGATATTGACGGAGCTGGAAATCCACGCGGAGTTGGAAGAGAAACTCATCTATCCGGCCATCCGCCCGAAAATGAATGACGGAGATCTTATGGATGAGGCGATCGAAGAGCACCATGTCGTGCATGCTGTTATCGGAGAACTCAAAAAGATGAAGCCCGCCGCCGAACGTTATGACGCCAAAGTTTCCGTACTCGGTGAATTGTGCAAACATCATATTAAAGAAGAAGAGGAAGAAATGTTGCCCAAAGCAGAAAAGCGGGATATCGACTGGGACCGTTTGTACGAGCAGGTCATGAAACGGAAAGATCAACTCCTGGAAAAGGCGGGGATGTCTCCCAACAACGGCTCACCCATGAATTCGAAGGCGAGGAAGAAGAAATAG